From the genome of Novipirellula aureliae, one region includes:
- a CDS encoding lactonase family protein: MVNLSLLQILAISSFLLVPVWTSHSAIADETGENSMIDIWIGTSASPLSEGIYHCKFNTKTGQLSKAELAAEVDGPGFLAMHPNGNVLYAVGSLDGKASVIAFQVKDAAGNVQLELLNSLPIGDGGAAHVSVDSQGKMLLTAQYGGGSVAVFSLAPDGSIEGRTQLIKHQGGSKVVENRQDRSHAHWGGFSPDERFAFVPDLGLDQVVIYRVNSDEASLSANGFGEAPKGGGPRHMAFHPNGHWIYVVNELALTMTVFDYDAPSGAMTPKQTIEAVPKKIMERELFNSGSEVCVHPNGRFLYSANRGHDTISVYKIDQASGRLEVVQIEPIRGATPRNFNIDPTGKWLLVAGQDSNTLASFVMEAETGKLTYNRSIIFVPTPICVLPVGKNRD; the protein is encoded by the coding sequence ATGGTGAACCTGTCTCTTCTGCAAATCTTAGCGATTTCCAGCTTCCTATTGGTTCCCGTTTGGACTTCGCATTCGGCAATCGCTGATGAAACCGGAGAAAATTCAATGATCGATATCTGGATTGGAACAAGCGCTTCACCCTTGAGTGAAGGCATCTATCATTGCAAGTTTAACACCAAAACGGGGCAGTTATCGAAGGCGGAATTGGCTGCCGAAGTCGACGGACCTGGTTTCTTGGCAATGCACCCAAATGGCAATGTTCTTTATGCGGTCGGATCGCTTGATGGGAAAGCATCCGTGATTGCTTTCCAAGTCAAAGACGCAGCTGGCAACGTTCAGCTTGAATTGCTCAACTCCCTACCGATTGGCGATGGCGGTGCTGCGCACGTGTCGGTCGATTCACAAGGCAAAATGTTGTTGACCGCGCAGTATGGTGGCGGTTCGGTCGCCGTGTTTTCACTGGCCCCCGATGGTTCGATCGAAGGTCGCACACAGTTGATCAAGCATCAAGGCGGTTCGAAGGTGGTTGAGAACCGGCAAGATCGGTCGCACGCTCATTGGGGTGGCTTTTCGCCCGATGAACGGTTTGCGTTTGTCCCCGATCTAGGCCTCGATCAAGTGGTGATCTACCGCGTCAACAGCGACGAGGCAAGCCTATCGGCAAACGGCTTTGGTGAAGCACCCAAAGGAGGCGGTCCGCGTCACATGGCGTTTCATCCGAACGGACACTGGATCTATGTTGTCAATGAACTCGCCCTGACGATGACGGTGTTCGACTATGATGCCCCAAGCGGAGCAATGACACCGAAACAAACGATTGAAGCGGTGCCCAAAAAGATCATGGAGAGGGAACTGTTCAACAGCGGATCCGAGGTGTGCGTCCATCCAAATGGTCGCTTTCTCTATTCGGCGAACCGAGGCCACGATACGATTTCCGTTTACAAAATCGATCAAGCGAGCGGTCGGTTGGAAGTCGTTCAAATCGAGCCCATTCGTGGTGCGACGCCTCGCAATTTTAACATCGATCCGACCGGTAAATGGCTGCTCGTGGCGGGACAGGATTCGAACACGCTCGCCTCGTTTGTGATGGAAGCTGAAACCGGAAAATTAACTTACAATCGCAGTATCATCTTCGTCCCCACACCGATCTGTGTTCTTCCCGTCGGAAAGAATCGGGACTAG
- a CDS encoding thymidine kinase, which produces MAKLYFYYSAMNAGKSTVLLQASYNYRERGMNTLILIPEIDHRDGVGKVRSRIGLSSDATVFTQVDNLFTTIAAQHQTKTLNAVFVDEAQFLTKIQVRQLSDACDLLDIPVMTYGLRTDFLGNLFEGSEHLLAWADSLSEIKTICHCGRKATMVLRIDARGQPVKDGSQIQIGGNERYLSVCRRHFKEGMASQRDDELPLID; this is translated from the coding sequence ATGGCGAAACTCTACTTCTACTACTCAGCCATGAATGCGGGTAAGTCCACGGTACTGTTGCAAGCGAGCTACAACTATCGCGAACGGGGTATGAACACTCTGATTCTGATACCTGAAATTGACCATCGCGATGGAGTGGGTAAAGTCCGTTCACGAATCGGACTCTCCTCCGATGCAACCGTTTTCACTCAAGTTGACAACCTGTTTACCACGATTGCAGCGCAGCACCAAACAAAAACGCTCAATGCCGTGTTCGTTGACGAAGCACAATTCCTGACGAAAATTCAGGTTCGGCAACTTAGCGATGCTTGTGATCTGCTCGATATCCCTGTGATGACATACGGGTTGCGAACCGATTTTTTGGGCAATCTTTTCGAAGGTAGCGAACACTTGTTGGCGTGGGCCGACAGTCTTTCAGAAATCAAGACGATTTGCCATTGTGGACGCAAAGCAACGATGGTGTTGCGTATCGATGCCAGGGGACAACCCGTCAAAGACGGCAGTCAAATTCAAATTGGCGGCAACGAGCGTTACCTCTCCGTGTGCCGCCGTCACTTCAAAGAAGGTATGGCGTCCCAGCGGGATGATGAACTACCGTTGATCGATTAG
- the rph gene encoding ribonuclease PH codes for MPNPPRRSDQLRDVQIQSGYIPSNPASVLYQSGNTIVLCTASLDRSVPAWMAGKGKGWVTAEYNMLPGSTSPRKPRDRGGKIDGRTTEIQRLIGRSLRAIIDLNLLGENSITVDCDVLQADGGTRTAAITGGFIALAKAVEIAIPGSRIGDGPIRDSVAAISVGVVDDIVRLDLDYPLDVAADVDMNVVMTGNGKYVEIQGTGEEATFDDTQLAELLRLARLGIATLTQKQRDALAGT; via the coding sequence ATGCCAAACCCACCACGCAGATCAGACCAACTTCGCGATGTTCAGATCCAATCGGGCTACATTCCGTCTAATCCTGCGAGCGTCCTGTATCAATCCGGCAACACGATCGTGTTGTGTACCGCATCGCTCGACCGTTCGGTGCCGGCGTGGATGGCAGGTAAAGGGAAAGGGTGGGTGACGGCAGAGTACAACATGTTGCCTGGCAGTACGAGCCCGCGTAAACCGCGTGACCGAGGCGGCAAAATCGATGGACGAACCACGGAGATCCAACGCCTGATCGGGCGCAGCCTTCGAGCAATCATCGATCTGAATCTGCTCGGTGAGAATTCGATCACCGTCGATTGCGACGTCCTGCAGGCCGACGGTGGGACGCGCACTGCGGCAATCACGGGTGGCTTTATCGCACTTGCGAAAGCCGTCGAGATCGCAATTCCCGGCAGCCGAATTGGTGACGGACCGATTCGCGACAGCGTGGCCGCCATCAGCGTTGGAGTCGTTGATGACATTGTCCGACTCGATTTGGATTACCCGCTCGACGTCGCTGCTGATGTGGATATGAACGTTGTGATGACCGGAAACGGTAAGTATGTTGAAATCCAAGGAACGGGGGAAGAAGCCACCTTCGACGATACCCAACTTGCCGAACTGCTTCGCTTAGCTCGCCTGGGAATCGCGACCCTGACTCAAAAGCAACGGGATGCGTTGGCAGGGACCTAG